One Saimiri boliviensis isolate mSaiBol1 chromosome 17, mSaiBol1.pri, whole genome shotgun sequence genomic window carries:
- the GABARAP gene encoding gamma-aminobutyric acid receptor-associated protein, whose translation MKFVYKEEHPFEKRRSEGEKIRKKYPDRVPVIVEKAPKARIGDLDKKKYLVPSDLTVGQFYFLIRKRIHLRAEDALFFFVNNVIPPTSATMGQLYQEHHEEDFFLYIAYSDESVYGL comes from the exons ATGAAGTTCGTGTACAAAGAAGAGCATCCGTTCGAGAAGCGCCGCTCTGAGGGCGAGAAGATCCGAAAGAAATACCCGGACCGGGTGCCG GTGATAGTAGAAAAGGCTCCCAAAGCTCGGATAGGAGACCTGGACAAAAAGAAATACCTGGTGCCTTCTGATCTCACAG TTGGTCAGTTCTACTTCTTGATCCGGAAGCGAATTCATCTCCGAGCTGAGGAtgccttgtttttctttgtcaacAATGTCATTCCACCCACCAGTGCCACAATGGGTCAACTTTACCAG GAACACCATGAAGAAGACTTCTTTCTGTACATTGCCTATAGTGACGAAAGTGTCTACGGTCTGTGA